One Carassius auratus strain Wakin unplaced genomic scaffold, ASM336829v1 scaf_tig00022143, whole genome shotgun sequence DNA window includes the following coding sequences:
- the LOC113077300 gene encoding zinc finger protein 93-like: MRVHTRERPYTCDQCGKSFSQKKYLPLHMNIHTGEKPYTCDQCGKCFTQSTNLNSHMKIHTREKPYTCDQCGKSFTQSTNLKRHMKIHTREKLYSCNQCGQTFLWASNLKRHLRVHTQEKPYSCDLCGKSFTLLQSLKQHQKLHTGVKEYMCFECEKTFISAANLKQHEMIHTGEKPYKCSHCDKRFNQSSYLKKHERIHTGEKPYKCSHCDKRFSRSGDLKTHEMIHTGEKPYKCSHCDKRFTQSSYLKIHERIHTGEKPYKCSHCDKRFNRSSYLKIHERIHTGEKPYHCTACGKCFNDSSALHSHTKNIHSK, translated from the coding sequence atgagagttcacactagagagagaccatacacatgtgatcagtgcggcaaGAGTTTCTCTCAAAAAAAATACCTTCCATtgcacatgaacatccacactggagagaaaccgtacacgtgtgatcagtgcgggaagtgTTTCACACAATCAACAAACCTTAATAGTCACATGAAGATCCACACAAGAGAGAAACCGTACACTtgtgatcaatgtgggaagagtttcacacaatcaaCAAACCTTAAGAGACACATGAAGATCCACACAAGAGAGAAACTGTACTCATGTAATCAGTGCGGGCAAACATTTTTGTGGGCTTCAAACCTGAAAAGACACCTGAGAGTTCATACACAGGAGAAGCCATATTCGTGtgatttgtgtggaaagagttttacattgctacaaagtttgaaacaacatcagAAACTTCATACTGGTGTGAaagagtacatgtgctttgagtgtgaaaagacttttatttCAGCGGCCAATTTAAAACAGCATGagatgattcacactggagagaaaccttacaagtgttcacactgtgacaagagattcaatcagtCTTCAtacctgaaaaaacatgagaggatccacactggagagaaaccttacaagtgttcacactgtgacaagagattcagtcggtcaggagacctgaaaacacatgagatgattcacactggagagaaaccttacaagtgttcacactgtgacaagagattcactcAGTCTTCATACctgaaaatacatgagaggatccacactggagagaaaccttacaagtgttcacactgtgacaagagattcaatcggTCTTCATACCTGAAAAtacacgagaggatccacactggagagaaaccgtatcactgcactgcaTGTGGGAAGTGTTTCAATGATTCATCTGCTCTACACAGTCATACAAAAAACATTCACAGTAAGTAG